AATCCGGCCCTTCTCGATGTGGCGGCCGAGTTTCACCGCCTCGGTTTTACTCTGAGGGCCACCGAAGGAACCCACCAGTTTCTCGCCCGCTACGGGATTCCCTCAAAGATGGTGTTCAAGATGCACGAGGGCCGTCCCAACATCGTGGACGGTATCAAGAACAAGGAAATTGATCTGATCATCAATACGCCCAGCGGACGCATGAGCCAGTTTGATGATTCTTACATACGGAAAGCGGCCATCAAGTACAAGGTGCCCTACATCACGACCATGGCGGCGGCAGTTGCCTCGGTGAAGGGTATCACGGCTGTGAGGAAGGGCCATGGAATTGTCAGGTCCCTCCAAAGCTACCACCGGGACATCCGGCAGGAAAAGAAATAAGCTATGCATTTCATTCAGGAAAATTGCGGAGTATTCGGTATCTGTTCGCAGTACGACTGCTCGGGAGAAATTTTTCAAGCCATTGATTTTTTGCAGCACCGGGGACAGCAATACTGCGGAATATCAACCTACGACGGTACAATCCACCATGAAACCCACCGGGGGAAGGTGGCCTACTCCTTTCCCGAGGAGGAGCTCATGCGACTCAGGGGGCGTTGGGGTATCGGTCACGTAAGCCTCCGGGACAGGCAGCCCCTGAGGTGGCGAACCCGGCTTGGAGAAATATCCGTCTGTTTCAGCGGGAATGTCATCAACGCCCACGAACTGGTCAGGGAAATGATGGGCCGGGGAAAGTCCTTTCTCGAAGCGACGGACGTGGAGATCATTTCCAAGATCATTATAGAAGGTTCCTCTCTGACCGACGGTATCGCCGATCTGGCCGGAAAAATTCGCGGCGCCTACTCGCTGGTGGTTCTGTCGAAGGACGGTATCTACGCCGCGAGAGATACCTATGGTTTCAGGCCCCTGATCCTGGGGCAGGACGCGATGGGGACCCGGTACGCCGTAGCTTCCGAATCACGGGCCCTGGAGAACCTGGACATGGAAGTCTATCGTGACGTGGCGCCCGGCGAGATTGTCCTCATCAATAATGACGGTATCAGGACCCTGGCCCGGCTTCCGTCGCCCCGTATCGCCCACTGCGCTTTTGAGTGGGCCTATACGGCGAGCATGGATTCCATAATAGACGGCGTGTACGTTCAGGAAGCCCGGGACAACCTGGGTGAAAGCCTCGCCCAGAGAGACCTGGAAGAGGGGGTAATTTCCGCCGATATCGTGGCGCCGGTGCCCATGTCCGGCATCGGCCACGCACTGGGCTATCATAAACGATCCCGGATCAACTACCAGGAAGTGTTCCTGTACAACCGTTACGCCGATCGAAGCTACACCCAGGCGAC
This genomic interval from Syntrophales bacterium contains the following:
- a CDS encoding amidophosphoribosyltransferase — its product is MHFIQENCGVFGICSQYDCSGEIFQAIDFLQHRGQQYCGISTYDGTIHHETHRGKVAYSFPEEELMRLRGRWGIGHVSLRDRQPLRWRTRLGEISVCFSGNVINAHELVREMMGRGKSFLEATDVEIISKIIIEGSSLTDGIADLAGKIRGAYSLVVLSKDGIYAARDTYGFRPLILGQDAMGTRYAVASESRALENLDMEVYRDVAPGEIVLINNDGIRTLARLPSPRIAHCAFEWAYTASMDSIIDGVYVQEARDNLGESLAQRDLEEGVISADIVAPVPMSGIGHALGYHKRSRINYQEVFLYNRYADRSYTQATQRDREKMAKRKLSILPYVKGKRIVLCDDSIIRGTQIRYKVMDLKEAGAREVHVRVACPPLMYPCDFGISTRSYGELLARSFLRVGDIISIEQQRALEAWVAAQVGADSVKFNTIDDFVASLLTERGNLCLACFDGIVPYSADI